In a genomic window of Anas acuta chromosome 9, bAnaAcu1.1, whole genome shotgun sequence:
- the SLC16A14 gene encoding monocarboxylate transporter 14 isoform X2 gives MYASREDIGYDFGDDSKVGRPFIGLFITMCGCRKTAIIGGILNALGWILSAYASNVHYLFLTFGVTAGVGSGMVYLPAVVMVGQYFQKRRALAQGLSTTGTGFGAFLMTALLKYLCREFGWRNAMFIQGAISLNLCVCGALMRPLSHKDVTEKYVVGRNSENNQAKALSHSAETLKSNGVISEETDKKEEATNEEVLDSVKHVETEGKSRSGKSMYGLLVLKTASQLTVTVRKGFGIWYSSYFGAASLFTNRVFVAFVIWALFAYSSFVIPFIHLPEIVKQYNLSSQNNIFPLTSIIAIVHIFGKVILGIISDLPCISTWNVFLMANVTLVTCILTLPLMQTYISLAVICALIGFSSGYFSLMPVVTEDLVGTKHLANAYGIIICANGVSALLGPPFAGWIYDITHKYDFSFYICGLLYLVGILFLFIQPYIGKKQPQEKSTEEEQV, from the exons ATGTATGCTAGTCGAGAAGATATTGGATACGATTTTGGAGATGACTCAAAAGTTGGAA GGCCTTTTATTGGTTTATTCATTACCATGTGTGGGTGCCGCAAGACAGCAATAATTGGAGGGATATTGAATGCCCTAGGCTGGATATTGAGTGCCTATGCCTCAAATGTGCACTACCTCTTCCTTACATTTGGAGTGACAGCTG gtGTTGGTAGTGGCATGGTTTATCTGCCTGCGGTGGTCATGGTAGGACagtattttcagaagagaagagCACTTGCACAAGGACTGAGTACCACAGGAACAGGGTTTGGAGCTTTTTTAATGACAGCCTTACTGAAGTATCTCTGCAGGGAATTTGGGTGGAGGAATGCCATGTTCATTCAAGGTGCAATCTCCCTCAACCTTTGTGTCTGTGGGGCACTTATGAGACCACTATCCCACAAAGATGTTACTGAAAAATATGTTGTGGGACGTAATAGTGAAAATAATCAGGCAAAAGCTCTGTCCCATTCTGCAGAGACTTTAAAATCTAATGGAGTCATCAGtgaagaaacagacaaaaaagaagagGCAACAAATGAAGAAGTGCTTGACAGTGTTAAGCACGTAGAAACTGAAGGCAAATCTAGAAGTGGAAAGAGTATGTATGGACTGCTTGTTCTTAAGACAGCAAGCCAGCTGACGGTTACGGTCAGGAAGGGCTTTGGAATCTGGTACTCCAGTTACTTTGGAGCTGCATCGTTGTTTACCAACAGAGTATTTGTGGCCTTTGTAATTTGGGCTTTGTTTGCCTATAGCAGCTTTGTCATTCCCTTTATTCATCTTCCAGAGATAGTCAAGCAGTACAATTTATCTAGTCAGAACAATATATTTCCATTGACATCCATTATTGCCATTGTGCATATTTTTGGTAAAGTGATCCTTGGAATCATCTCTGATCTCCCTTGCATCAGCACTTGGAATGTCTTCCTCATGGCTAACGTCACCCTGGTCACCTGCATTCTTACTTTGCCACTAATGCAAACATACATTAGTCTGGCTGTGATTTGTGCTCTAATAGGATTTTCTAGTGGCTATTTTTCCCTAATGCCTGTTGTGACTGAAGATTTAGTTGGAACTAAACACCTTGCAAATGCCTATGGCATCATCATCTGTGCCAATGGAGTATCTGCATTGCTTGGACCACCCTTTGCAG GTTGGATCTATGACATCACacataaatatgatttttctttttatatatgtgGCTTGCTGTACCTGGTgggaatattatttttatttattcaaccTTATATTGGAAAGAAGCAACCACAAGAAAAGTCTACTGAAGAGGAACAAGTATAG
- the SLC16A14 gene encoding monocarboxylate transporter 14 isoform X1 produces the protein MYASREDIGYDFGDDSKVGSKPIKPNPNIDGGWAWMIVLSSFLVHILIMGSQMALGILNMEWLEEFNQSRGLTAWVSSLSMGITLIVGPFIGLFITMCGCRKTAIIGGILNALGWILSAYASNVHYLFLTFGVTAGVGSGMVYLPAVVMVGQYFQKRRALAQGLSTTGTGFGAFLMTALLKYLCREFGWRNAMFIQGAISLNLCVCGALMRPLSHKDVTEKYVVGRNSENNQAKALSHSAETLKSNGVISEETDKKEEATNEEVLDSVKHVETEGKSRSGKSMYGLLVLKTASQLTVTVRKGFGIWYSSYFGAASLFTNRVFVAFVIWALFAYSSFVIPFIHLPEIVKQYNLSSQNNIFPLTSIIAIVHIFGKVILGIISDLPCISTWNVFLMANVTLVTCILTLPLMQTYISLAVICALIGFSSGYFSLMPVVTEDLVGTKHLANAYGIIICANGVSALLGPPFAGWIYDITHKYDFSFYICGLLYLVGILFLFIQPYIGKKQPQEKSTEEEQV, from the exons ATGTATGCTAGTCGAGAAGATATTGGATACGATTTTGGAGATGACTCAAAAGTTGGAAGTAAGCCAATTAAGCCTAATCCAAACATCGATGGAGGATGGGCTTGGATGATTGtactttcctctttccttgtgCACATACTTATTATGGGGTCCCAAATGGCCCTTGGAATACTCAACATGGAGTGGCTTGAAGAGTTTAATCAAAGCCGTGGCTTAACAGCATGGGTTAGCTCCCTTAGCATGGGCATTACACTTATTGTAG GGCCTTTTATTGGTTTATTCATTACCATGTGTGGGTGCCGCAAGACAGCAATAATTGGAGGGATATTGAATGCCCTAGGCTGGATATTGAGTGCCTATGCCTCAAATGTGCACTACCTCTTCCTTACATTTGGAGTGACAGCTG gtGTTGGTAGTGGCATGGTTTATCTGCCTGCGGTGGTCATGGTAGGACagtattttcagaagagaagagCACTTGCACAAGGACTGAGTACCACAGGAACAGGGTTTGGAGCTTTTTTAATGACAGCCTTACTGAAGTATCTCTGCAGGGAATTTGGGTGGAGGAATGCCATGTTCATTCAAGGTGCAATCTCCCTCAACCTTTGTGTCTGTGGGGCACTTATGAGACCACTATCCCACAAAGATGTTACTGAAAAATATGTTGTGGGACGTAATAGTGAAAATAATCAGGCAAAAGCTCTGTCCCATTCTGCAGAGACTTTAAAATCTAATGGAGTCATCAGtgaagaaacagacaaaaaagaagagGCAACAAATGAAGAAGTGCTTGACAGTGTTAAGCACGTAGAAACTGAAGGCAAATCTAGAAGTGGAAAGAGTATGTATGGACTGCTTGTTCTTAAGACAGCAAGCCAGCTGACGGTTACGGTCAGGAAGGGCTTTGGAATCTGGTACTCCAGTTACTTTGGAGCTGCATCGTTGTTTACCAACAGAGTATTTGTGGCCTTTGTAATTTGGGCTTTGTTTGCCTATAGCAGCTTTGTCATTCCCTTTATTCATCTTCCAGAGATAGTCAAGCAGTACAATTTATCTAGTCAGAACAATATATTTCCATTGACATCCATTATTGCCATTGTGCATATTTTTGGTAAAGTGATCCTTGGAATCATCTCTGATCTCCCTTGCATCAGCACTTGGAATGTCTTCCTCATGGCTAACGTCACCCTGGTCACCTGCATTCTTACTTTGCCACTAATGCAAACATACATTAGTCTGGCTGTGATTTGTGCTCTAATAGGATTTTCTAGTGGCTATTTTTCCCTAATGCCTGTTGTGACTGAAGATTTAGTTGGAACTAAACACCTTGCAAATGCCTATGGCATCATCATCTGTGCCAATGGAGTATCTGCATTGCTTGGACCACCCTTTGCAG GTTGGATCTATGACATCACacataaatatgatttttctttttatatatgtgGCTTGCTGTACCTGGTgggaatattatttttatttattcaaccTTATATTGGAAAGAAGCAACCACAAGAAAAGTCTACTGAAGAGGAACAAGTATAG